The Siansivirga zeaxanthinifaciens CC-SAMT-1 region ATACTTTTTCTAAGCTTTTTCTCACTTAAAATTGTATTTCCATCAAATATAATATGATCAATTTTTACTTTTTCACCTTTATCAATATTTAATACCATGTTAACTCGCGATGTTTGTACAGAGTCTTTAACATCGATGGTATTTATATAAACTTTAGCATTATAGAAACCTTCTTTTTTGTATTTATTGGTGAGGTAGTTTTTTGTAGTTGTTATAAGGTTTTCGGTAACTTTAACCCCTTTATCAAGTTTATTGTCTTTAATGATTTCTTCAAATTTAGATTTTTTTACCCCATTAATTTTAAGTTCGTTAAGTTGGGGTAAGTCTGAAAGTCTTATTTCTAAAAAAGCAACATCACCTTCAATTTTAGTGATGTAAACTTCAATATCACTAAACAGTTTAGAGTTCCATAATTTTTTAATGGCAGCCCCGATATCTTCACCGGGAATATTCATTTCGGCACCTTTTCTTAATCCAGAATAAGTAATGATGGTTTGTTCGCTAAATGAAGTATTTCCTGCTACTGTAATATCTCCTAGTGTATATTTTTTACCATTACTATAAGGTAAGTCTTGTGCAGTGGTACTAATGCTAACAGCTAAAAGCAATAGTGTTAAGCAGTGTTTTAAAAATTTTGTCAAAGGTATTATATTAACTGAGTTGTTCACTTGTTTTCCCAAATCGTCGTTCTCTTTTTTGATATTCAATAATAGCTTCGTATAAATGCTGTTTGGTAAAATCGGGCCATAAAATGCTCGTAAAATACAATTCAGCATATGCAATTTGCCAAAGTAAAAAATTACTTATGCGTTGCTCTCCACTAGTTCTAATAAGCAGGTCTACATCTGGTAAATTTTGCGTGTAAAGATGCTCATTTATAATTGATTCATCAATTATTTCGGGCGAAATTATATTATTTTTAACTTTAATACTAATCTCTTTAACAGTATTTATTAATTCTTCCCGAGATCCATAGCTTAAAGCCAGCGTTAAAGTCATTCTATTATTTTGGCTGGTTTGGTCCATTACCTCATGGAGTTCTTTAGAAACATTGTTAGGTAAGGTATTTAAATTGCCAATGGCAGAAAGTTTTATATTGTTGTCCTGAAGCGTTTTAATTTCTTTTTTAAGTGCAGAAACTAACAGCTTCATTAGGGTTTGTACTTCTAGTTTTGGTCTGTTCCAGTTTTCGGTAGAGAAGGCGTATAAAGTTAAATTTTCAATGCCTAGTTCGGCACAAGCTTCAACAACTTCTCGAACAGATTTTGTGCCATTTTCATGACCAAAAGCGCGCATCATGCCTTTTTGTTTTGCCCAACGCCCGTTGCCATCCATAATTATGGCGATGTGTTTTGGTAATTTATTATCGAGAACGTGTGCTTTTAAATTCATTTTAATTGAAACAGTAACATGGATTTTCTCCAAAGGTATAAGTTAAGGTTATTCCTGTAAACATATACCAATCATTATTATTAATATTTCCAAATCTGTACGGTTGGTTTTCTGGTTTACTTGGTAGGCTTCCGTCTAATTCGTCTGAAAACGTGTAACGGGCACCAATTTCTATACCTAAAATAAAACCTTCCACAAAAGATGTTTTAAAACCTAAGCCCATAGGAATTCCAAAGGCCCAGCTAGAGGCATTTTCGTTGGTTTGCACCCCGTTTAAAAAGTAATGGTTGTCGTGGTGAGCACCGGAAATGCCTGCAAATAAATAAGGTGTTGCTACTTTAGTTCCAGAATGCAAGTTGAAATCTACAAACGTAAATTCCATACCTATTGAAAGTTCTAATATGTTGGAATTAAATTCATAACCACGTTGAATGCGTCTGGGATCGTCTGAATTTGTATCGATACCTTCTAGTTCACTAAAAATAATCGATGCTCTGTAGGAGTGTCTTTTACTGCGATTCCATTTATAAATACCACCAAACGCAAATTGATTGGGAGCAATATAATCGGTAGCGCCCACATCTCCAATAAAGTTACTTCCGCCTAAAAAAACGCCTAGTTCATTTATTTGAGAATGACTTATTTGAATGCTTAAAACGCTTAATATCAATACTATTAAATACCTCATAAATGTTAGAAAGTTTGCAAATATAATAAATATGATGAGCCTAAGGCCATTTGATTTAAATTGTATTAGTGTAAAACTAAATTTATAAGGAAATATTGTTTAATTTCTGTTGTCTTCACCCCAAAGCAGCTTTTTTCTTAGCGTGCCCAAGAAACTTTCATTTAAAAGGTCTATCATTTTAATTTTAAAATCGGCTTTTTTAATGGTAATTAAAGTACCATTATCTAGGGTTGCAATGCGAGAATCTAATGAAACCAAGTGGTTGTCTTCGCGGCCTGAAACACGTAGTTTTATTTCTGTAGAATCGGGTATTATTAAAGGTCGCGCACTTAAGTTGTGTGGTGCAATTGGCGTTAATATAAAACTATTGGTATCTGGCGTTATAACGGGGCCACCGCAACTTAAGGAGTATCCGGTAGAGCCCGTTGGAGTAGAAATTATGAGTCCGTCGCTCCAATACGATGTTAAATACTCATCGTTTAAATGCGTTTCTACGGTAATCATCGAGGTTGTATTTTTACGGCTTACAGCAATTTCGTTTAAGGCAAAGTTTAATTCTGTTATTGTTTCGTTCTCGGGCGATGTTTCTATAGATAATAAACTGCGCTCTGATATTTTATATTTACCATCAATTATATTTTGAATGGCTTTTTCAATTTGATCGACTTGTATGGTAGCTAAAAAGCCGAGGCGCCCGGTATTAATTCCAATAATGGGAATGCCTATATCTTTAACAAAAACTATAGCTCTTAAAATAGTACCATCGCCACCAATACTTACCAAAAGGTCGAAAGATTTATCTAAGGTATCGAAGGTTTTAAACGCGCGGTAATCGTCAATATTTGGTGATTCTTTTTTAATGATGTTGAAAAACTCTGTTTCAATGTAGGCATCAATATTTTTTTCTAGTAAAAAACTAAATAAACGTTCTACAGATATGGTTGTAGTTGCATTGTAAAATCGACCAAATACGGCAATCTTCATAAATTAAATGTTTAAATATTTGTTTAGGTAATCCGATCGGTCTTTTAAACTCTCGATATAGCTATCTTCTTCATGTTCAGAAATGATGTTATAACTGTAGCGTCTTAAGTGTTGAATGATCTCGTTTAGGCCTAAGCTTCCAATTTTTAATGTAATTTGAACCAAATCGGAAGTCATATTAGAAATAAAAGCGCCTAATAATTTTCCGTTGTTCGATTCTACAATCTGGCTAATTTCACTAAATGAGTAATCATTAATACCTTTTTCTACCACAATTACACCGCCAGCTTCCGCAAAAAACGGTGTTTCGCTAAATAAACTAATAATATCATTAAGTTCGAAATAGCCTAAATATTCGTTTTTATCGTTTAAAACAGGAAGAATATTTGTCGAATTCTTCGCAAAGGCTTCAATAACATCTAACCATTGTGTTGTATCCCTAACAAAAAAATCTTCAATAGCATATTGGTATTCTGCAAGCGATTTGTTACTCTCGAAACAATGGGCATCGGTTTCAGAAAAACTACCCATAAAAACATTATTGCTATCTTTAATAGGAATATGGGTAAACGTAAGCTGATTAAACAAAAGTTGTAAATCACTTATTTTACTACTTCTGTCAAGTGGTTTTATATCGTTAATAATGTATTCAGATAAATTCATTATGATCCTTGTTATAGCTATGCAAATTAATCAAAAAAAAAGTACATAAGCCTGTTCTACTTTGTATTTTTGTCTTTTAAAACCATAATACATGACAAAGTTAAGTGTAAATATTAACAAGATAGCAACTTTAAGAAATTCCAGAGGTGGCGATGTGCCTAATGTTGTGCAGTTTGCAAAAGATGTACAGCGTTTTGGTGCCGAAGGTGTAACCATTCATCCAAGACCAGACGAACGCCACATTCGTTACCAGGATGCCCGCGATTTAAAACCTGTAGTTTATACAGAATATAATATCGAGGGAAACCCAGTAGAATCTTTTTTAAAATTAGTGTTAGAAGTTAAACCTACACAAGTTACTTTGGTGCCAGATGCCGAGGATGCTATAACCAGTAATGCAGGATGGGATACCATTAAACATAAAGATTTTTTAGTTGATGTTATAAAAGAGTTTCAACAAAACGGTATTAGAACATCCATATTTGTAGATCCTGTTTTAGAACAAATTGAAGGCGCAAAAGCTACTGGAACCGATAGAATCGAGTTATATACCGAAGCTTATGCACACCAATACGGATTAGGAAATAAACAGGCAATAACACCTTATTTTAACAGTGCTAAGTTAGCCAACGAATTAGGTTTGGGTATTAATGCAGGGCACGATTTGTCTCTAGAAAATATTAAATTTTTTAAAGATGAAATTCCTGGATTGTTAGAAGTATCCATAGGGCACGCCTTAATTGCAGAAAGTTTGTACTTAGGCGTTGAAAATGTTATTCAAATGTATTTACATAAATTAAAATAATGCTTTTACATTCAAATATTTTAGGCGAAGGCCATCCATTTGTTATTTTACATGGTTTCTTAGGAATGAGTGATAACTGGAAAACGCTGGGAATTCAATTTAGTGAAGAAAATTTCGAGGTGCATTTACTTGACCAGAGAAATCACGGACACAGTTTTCACGATGATGCCTTTAGTTATGAAGTGATGGTCGAAGACTTGAAACATTATTGCGACCACAACCATTTAAAAGATATTGTTTTGCTGGGACATTCCATGGGAGGAAAAACAGCGATGTTATTCGCTACCATGTATCCAGAATTGGTTTCTAAACTAATAATTGCCGATATCTCTCCACGCTTTTATCCTGTGCACCACGACGGTATTTTAAACGGATTAAGTGCTTTAAACTTTGATGAAATAAAAAGCCGAGGCCAAGCCGATAAAGTTTTAAGCAATTATGTGCACGATCTAGAAACCCGTCAGTTTTTGTTAAAAAATTTATATTGGAAAGAAAAAGGAAAGCTTGCGCTACGCATAA contains the following coding sequences:
- a CDS encoding isoprenyl transferase yields the protein MNLKAHVLDNKLPKHIAIIMDGNGRWAKQKGMMRAFGHENGTKSVREVVEACAELGIENLTLYAFSTENWNRPKLEVQTLMKLLVSALKKEIKTLQDNNIKLSAIGNLNTLPNNVSKELHEVMDQTSQNNRMTLTLALSYGSREELINTVKEISIKVKNNIISPEIIDESIINEHLYTQNLPDVDLLIRTSGEQRISNFLLWQIAYAELYFTSILWPDFTKQHLYEAIIEYQKRERRFGKTSEQLS
- the porG gene encoding type IX secretion system protein PorG, with protein sequence MRYLIVLILSVLSIQISHSQINELGVFLGGSNFIGDVGATDYIAPNQFAFGGIYKWNRSKRHSYRASIIFSELEGIDTNSDDPRRIQRGYEFNSNILELSIGMEFTFVDFNLHSGTKVATPYLFAGISGAHHDNHYFLNGVQTNENASSWAFGIPMGLGFKTSFVEGFILGIEIGARYTFSDELDGSLPSKPENQPYRFGNINNNDWYMFTGITLTYTFGENPCYCFN
- a CDS encoding NAD kinase; protein product: MKIAVFGRFYNATTTISVERLFSFLLEKNIDAYIETEFFNIIKKESPNIDDYRAFKTFDTLDKSFDLLVSIGGDGTILRAIVFVKDIGIPIIGINTGRLGFLATIQVDQIEKAIQNIIDGKYKISERSLLSIETSPENETITELNFALNEIAVSRKNTTSMITVETHLNDEYLTSYWSDGLIISTPTGSTGYSLSCGGPVITPDTNSFILTPIAPHNLSARPLIIPDSTEIKLRVSGREDNHLVSLDSRIATLDNGTLITIKKADFKIKMIDLLNESFLGTLRKKLLWGEDNRN
- a CDS encoding CBS domain-containing protein, whose product is MNLSEYIINDIKPLDRSSKISDLQLLFNQLTFTHIPIKDSNNVFMGSFSETDAHCFESNKSLAEYQYAIEDFFVRDTTQWLDVIEAFAKNSTNILPVLNDKNEYLGYFELNDIISLFSETPFFAEAGGVIVVEKGINDYSFSEISQIVESNNGKLLGAFISNMTSDLVQITLKIGSLGLNEIIQHLRRYSYNIISEHEEDSYIESLKDRSDYLNKYLNI
- a CDS encoding pyridoxine 5'-phosphate synthase — translated: MTKLSVNINKIATLRNSRGGDVPNVVQFAKDVQRFGAEGVTIHPRPDERHIRYQDARDLKPVVYTEYNIEGNPVESFLKLVLEVKPTQVTLVPDAEDAITSNAGWDTIKHKDFLVDVIKEFQQNGIRTSIFVDPVLEQIEGAKATGTDRIELYTEAYAHQYGLGNKQAITPYFNSAKLANELGLGINAGHDLSLENIKFFKDEIPGLLEVSIGHALIAESLYLGVENVIQMYLHKLK
- a CDS encoding alpha/beta fold hydrolase, with translation MLLHSNILGEGHPFVILHGFLGMSDNWKTLGIQFSEENFEVHLLDQRNHGHSFHDDAFSYEVMVEDLKHYCDHNHLKDIVLLGHSMGGKTAMLFATMYPELVSKLIIADISPRFYPVHHDGILNGLSALNFDEIKSRGQADKVLSNYVHDLETRQFLLKNLYWKEKGKLALRINIDVLKDEVAEVGEPLPSYATFKKDTLFLRGDRSEYIGVGDESIIKTHFPKATIVTIANAGHWLHAENPTDFFDAVMGFVQ